From the Lepisosteus oculatus isolate fLepOcu1 chromosome 1, fLepOcu1.hap2, whole genome shotgun sequence genome, one window contains:
- the mgarpa gene encoding enolase-phosphatase E1 → MKTVSAVPMAEAVDIAAASVGDISSAAPALVQDATQQVVTLIQMSTQSPDQNVDTSPVTKVVSQEKPNVITLVSVSDKEASSQSPSAVAVEELDNTTADMGTVETAITPEAQTENKSSVIQDADKAGIPSEETTVSPVEDTSDVSIERDTVLTLEFTAATSDEDVTEVLIESTHICPEEDSVVTPVEETTTATVKEQAGITQDSTVINADVTGEVTAVTPGEVLTGAAQEEVVVNLLGASEEAQEEKEEASAEEKMSHTPREVSVFALVAPAEEEAVTPAEADPVGVTAKPLAVETGEESKGKLAKDVPVGFVEQGEDAIEEAEAESAKRTALPVILEAEVIPVAGGVIETEAIPAAGCAVPSAQEAAVAQVMERVGEIVTLDIEAGGVSEQEAVESEHKADEMTSIPVETEVVEKTVSPVGVGVETEVTSEAKAVDNSATLEEKSPLAGEIILNHLEAEETFQEDKESSGADKSTGI, encoded by the exons ATGAAAACTGTATCAGCTGTCCCTATGGCAGAGGCAGTAGACATAGCAGCAGCTTCTGTAGGAGACATAAGCAGTGCAGCACCTGCCCTAGTGCAAGATGCAACTCAGCAAGTAGTGACACTAATACAAATGTCAACACAGTCTCCTGATCAGAATGTGGACACTTCTCCAGTAACAAAAGTGGTTTCTCAAGAGAAGCCCAATGTAATAACACTGGTTTCAGTGAGTGATAAGGAAGCCTCATCTCAAAGTCCCTCGGCAGTAGCTGTGGAGGAGCTGGACAACACTACAGCAGACATGGGAACAGTGGAAACAGCCATAACTCCAGAagctcaaacagaaaacaagtcATCTGTGATTCAAGACGCTGATAAAGCAGGCATCCCTTCAGAGGAAACAACAGTTTCTCCTGTGGAGGACACTTCAGACGTTTCAATAGAGAGGGACACGGTTCTCACTTTAGAATTTACAGCAGCTACTTCAGATGAGGATGTAACAGAAGTTCTAATTGAGAGCACACACATTTGTCCAGAAGAAGATTCAGTGGTCACTCCAGTAGAAGAGACAACAACCGCTACAGTCAAAGAGCAAGCAGGCATTACACAAGACAGTACAGTAATCAATGCAGACGTTACTGGTGAAGTAACAGCTGTCACCCCAGGAGAGGTATTAACAGGTGCAGCACAGGAAGAGGTTGTAGTAAATTTGCTGGGTGCGTCTGAAGAGGCTCAAGAAGAGAAGGAGGAAGccagtgcagaagaaaaaatgtcACATACACCAAGAGAAGTCTCTGTGTTTGCTCTAGTAGCTCCAGCTGAGGAGGAGGCAGTGACTCCAGCTGAAGCTGATCCTGTGGGAGTAACAGCCAAGCCTCTAGCAGTGGAGACAGGGGAGGAAAGCAAAGGGAAACTAGCAAAGGACGTGCCAGTGGGTTTTGTGGAGCAAGGAGAGGACGCAATAGAGGAGGCAGAAGCTGAGTCAGCAAAGCGCACAGCACTCCCTGTTATTCTGGAGGCAGAAGTGATACCAGTGGCAGGGGGAGTGATCGAGACAGAAGCGATCCCAGCAGCAGGGTGTGCTGTCCCCTCAGCACAGGAAGCAGCAGTGGCTCAGGTGATGGAGAGAGTGGGGGAAATTGTGACCCTGGATATTGAAGCAGGTGGAGTCTCAGAACAGGAAGCAGTGGAGTCAGAACACAAGGCTGACGAAATGACATCCATTCCAGTTGAGACTGAGGTTGTGGAGAAgacagtgtctccagtggggGTTGGGGTGGAAACAGAAGTGACTTCTGAGGCAAAGGCTGTGGATAATTCTGCTACTCTTGAGGAGAAGAGTCCACTTGCTGGGGAGATTATCCTAAATCATCTTGAGGCAGAAGAAACCTTTCAAGAAGACAAAG agtCAAGTGGGGCAGATAAGAGCACAGGCATTTAA
- the LOC138241185 gene encoding uncharacterized protein, which translates to MVESKIQRLQAFLDLREIKNKPLDEGTPLLESEPEEAEEAEPAGEPAVETASEATGAEAVEEAVEETAKEAVLEASESTRAEAVEAAVEKTATEPAPEAAEGTTAEAVEEAVAEALEEPPSEAVTSEDEANGTAPAEEDVSHASPPVEETSPEPPATQASEAQG; encoded by the exons ATGGTTGAA AGTAAAATCCAGAGACTTCAAGCTTTCCTAGACTTGAGGgagattaaaaataaacctttggaTGAAGGGACTCCTCTTCTTGAAT cagagcCTGAGGAGGCAGAGGAAGCAGAACCTGCAGGAGAGCCTGCGGTGGAGACTGCCTCGGAGGCCACCGGAGCCGAGGCTGTAGAGGAAGCCGTGGAGGAGACTGCCAAGGAGGCAGTGTTGGAGGCCTCTGAGAGCACCAGAGCCGAGGCTGTGGAGGCAGCAGTGGAGAAGACAGCCACCGAGCCAGCACCGGAGGCTGCAGAGGGCACCACAGCCGAGGCTGTGGAGGAGGCTGTGGCTGAGGCCTTGGAGGAGCCCCCAAGTGAGGCCGTGACCTCTGAGGATGAGGCAAATGGTACCGCCCCGGCTGAGGAGGATGTCTCTCATGCTTCCCCTCCTGTGGAGGAGACGTCTCCAGAACCTCCAGCCACACAGGCGTCTGAGGCCCAAGGTTAA